The Azospirillum baldaniorum genome segment ATCATAAGACGTTCTGTCATGCCATTGACCATGACAAGACACATCCGCCGGAAGGAAAAGACTCCATGGTGAATCGAGTGTTCCGCGCCGCCCTGCTGTCGATGGCCGCCTGCGGCCTCGCGCTGGCCGCACACGCCCAGACTCCGGCGCCGACTCCGGCTCCCGCGGCCACGCCCGCCCCCGCCGCGCAGGCCGCTCCCGCCACGGCGGACGCCGATCCGGTGGTGGCGCGCGTCAACGGCGAGGCGGTCCACCGCTCCGACGTCCAGCGCATGGTCTCCCAGCTTCCGCCGCAGGTGCAGCAGATGCCGCTGGAAATGATCTACCCGGCGGTGATCGAGCAGCTCGTGAACTCCAAGCTGGTGGCCGAGGCCGGCTACAAGGCCAACCTCGCCGGCACGCCGGAGGTCAAGGACGAGATCAAGCGCGCCGAGGAGCGCGCCGTGCAGCGCGCCTACATCCAGAAGGAAGTGCAGTCGCGCATCACCCCGGCCAAGCTGGACGAGGCCTATCAGGCCTTCCTGAAGCAGAACCCGGCCCAGGAAGAGGTCAAGGCCAGCCACATCCTCGTCGAGAAGGAGGATGAGGCCAAGGCGATCATCGCCCAGCTCAAGAAGGGCGGCGACTTCGCCAAGCTCGCCAAGGAGAAGTCGAAGGACCCGGTGGCCGCCGAGCAGGGCGGCGATCTCGGCTACTTCACCAAGGACACGATGGTCGAGCCCTTCGCCGACGCCGCCTTCGCCATGAAGAAGGGCGAGGTGAGCAAGGAGCCGGTGAAGACGCAGTTCGGCTGGCACATCATCAAGGTCGAGGACAAGCGCACCCAGCCGCAGCCGACCCTGGACGAGGTGAAGCCGCAGCTCGAGCAGCAGCTCAGCAAGGACATCGTGACCAACGTCGTCGACGACCTGCGCAAGGTTGCCAAGGTCGAGACCTTCCAGCTCGACGGCTCGCCGATGCCGAAGGAAGAGCCGGCCACGGACGCGCCCAAGGCCGAAGAGCCCAAGAAGAACTGAGGTCCGGCACCGGTTGCCCCCACCCTTCCCACGGCTGACGCCGCGGGCCCCTTCCCTCCCCCGCTTCGCAGGGGAGGGACTTGATCCCCTCCCCTGCGAAGCGGGGGAGGGTTAGGGAGGGGGCAAGCGCCTTGCATCCCAATCACTGTCCAACACCCCCCCCGCTCCACCAGAACCGCGAGCCCGTCCCCATGGCCACGACCGTCTCCCCCTTGGCACCCGCCGGCTTCCCGACGCTCCCGCCCGTGGCGGGCGTGCGCATCGCCACCGCCAACAGCGGCATCCGATACAAGGGCCGCGACGACCTGATGCTGGCCGTGCTCGACGAGGGCACGACGGTGGCCGGCGTGCTGACCAAGTCGCTGACCTGCTCCGCCCCGGTGATCTGGTGCCGCGACAGCCTGCCCCGCGGCTCGGCCCGCGCGGTCGTGGTCAACGCCGGCAACGCCAACGCCTTCACCGGCAAGGCGGGCGACGCCACCGTTCAGGCGACCGTCGAGGCCGCAGCCAAGATCGCCGGCTGCGCCACCGACGAGGTCTACGTCGCCTCCACCGGCGTGATCGGCATCCCGCTGGCCGCCGACGCCATCGCCAAGGTCCTCCCGGGCATGGTCCCGGCGCTGAAGGACGACTCGGCGGCGCTGGAGGCCGGGGCGCGGGCCATCATGACCACCGACACCTTCGCCAAGGGCTCGACCCGTCAGGTCGCCATCGGCGGGACGACGGTGACGATCAGCGGCTTCGCCAAGGGCTCCGGCATGATCGCCCCGGACATGGCGACCATGCTGGGCTTCCTCTTCACCGACGCGGCCATCGCCGCCCCGGCGCTGCAGTCCATGCTGTCGGAGTTCACGGAGCGCAGCTTCAACGCCATCACCGTGGACGGCGACACCTCGACCAGCGACACGCTGCTGCTGTTCGCCACCGGCAAGGCCGGCAACGCCCCGGTGACCGACGCCCAGGCGCCGGAGTTGGCCGCGTTCCGCAAGGCTCTGGAGGAGGTGATGCTCGACCTCGCGCTCCAGATCGTGCGCGACGGCGAGGGAGCGACCAAGTTCGTCTCGATCACGCTGGTCGGCGCCGAGAACGACGTGGCCGCCAAGCGCATCGCCCTGACCGTCGCCAACTCCCCGCTGGTCAAGACCGCGCTGGCCGGCGAGGACGCCAACTGGGGCCGCATCGTCGCCGCCATCGGGCGGGCCGGCGAGCGGGCCGACC includes the following:
- a CDS encoding peptidylprolyl isomerase; translated protein: MVNRVFRAALLSMAACGLALAAHAQTPAPTPAPAATPAPAAQAAPATADADPVVARVNGEAVHRSDVQRMVSQLPPQVQQMPLEMIYPAVIEQLVNSKLVAEAGYKANLAGTPEVKDEIKRAEERAVQRAYIQKEVQSRITPAKLDEAYQAFLKQNPAQEEVKASHILVEKEDEAKAIIAQLKKGGDFAKLAKEKSKDPVAAEQGGDLGYFTKDTMVEPFADAAFAMKKGEVSKEPVKTQFGWHIIKVEDKRTQPQPTLDEVKPQLEQQLSKDIVTNVVDDLRKVAKVETFQLDGSPMPKEEPATDAPKAEEPKKN
- the argJ gene encoding bifunctional glutamate N-acetyltransferase/amino-acid acetyltransferase ArgJ yields the protein MATTVSPLAPAGFPTLPPVAGVRIATANSGIRYKGRDDLMLAVLDEGTTVAGVLTKSLTCSAPVIWCRDSLPRGSARAVVVNAGNANAFTGKAGDATVQATVEAAAKIAGCATDEVYVASTGVIGIPLAADAIAKVLPGMVPALKDDSAALEAGARAIMTTDTFAKGSTRQVAIGGTTVTISGFAKGSGMIAPDMATMLGFLFTDAAIAAPALQSMLSEFTERSFNAITVDGDTSTSDTLLLFATGKAGNAPVTDAQAPELAAFRKALEEVMLDLALQIVRDGEGATKFVSITLVGAENDVAAKRIALTVANSPLVKTALAGEDANWGRIVAAIGRAGERADRDLIKITIGGTLICAEGMEVPGYDEAPVAAHMKGQEIDVHIDLGIGTGKSRVWTCDLTHGYIDINGSYRS